In Drosophila simulans strain w501 chromosome 3R, Prin_Dsim_3.1, whole genome shotgun sequence, a single window of DNA contains:
- the LOC6727176 gene encoding homeobox protein slou — translation MVMLQSPAQKASDSASAQNTAVGGLMSPNSNPDSPKSNTSPDVASADSVVSGTGGGSTPPAAKIPKFIISANGAAVAGKQEQELRYSLERLKQMSSESGSLLSRLSPLQEDSQDKEKPNHNNNSSLTNHNANSNTRRSQSPPASVGSVSFSSPAQQRKLLELNAVRHLARPEPLQHPHAALLQQHPHLLQNPQFLAAAQQHMHHHQHQHHQHPAHPHQHPHPHPHPHPHPHPSAVFHLRAPSSSSTAPPSPATSPLSPPTSPAMHSDQQMSPPIAPPQNPPHSSQPPQQQQVAAPSDMDLERIKLVAAVAARTTQASSTSALASVSNSVSNASTSISNSSSGSPSGRDLSDYGFRIQLGGLAAAAAAAAATSRQIAAATYARSDTSEELNVDGNDEDSNDGSHSTPSVCPVDLTRSVNSSAAANPSSASTSASSERDAATKRLAFSVENILDPNKFTGNKLPSGPFGHPRQWSYERDEEMQERLDDDQSEDMSAQDLNDMDQDDMCDDGSDIDDPSSETDSKKGGSRNGDGKSGGGGGGGGSKPRRARTAFTYEQLVSLENKFKTTRYLSVCERLNLALSLSLTETQVKIWFQNRRTKWKKQNPGMDVNSPTIPPPGGGSFGPGAYASGLLYSHAVPYPPYGPYFHPLGAHHLSHSHS, via the exons ATGGTCATGTTGCAATCGCCGGCGCAAAAGGCCAGCGATAGTGCTTCAGCCCAAAACACAGCCGTCGGTGGCCTGATGAGTCCCAACTCGAACCCGGACTCGCCAAAGTCCAACACCTCGCCGGATGTGGCGAGTGCGGACAGTGTGGTGTCCGGCACAGGTGGGGGCAGCACTCCGCCAGCGGCCAAGATACCCAAGTTCATCATCAGCGCCAATGGCGCAGCGGTGGCGGgaaaacaggagcaggagctgagGTACTCCCTCGAACGGCTCAAGCAGATGAGCAGTGAATCGGGCAGCTTGCTCAGCCGCTTGAGCCCCTTGCAGGAGGACTCCCAGGATAAGGAGAAGCccaatcacaacaacaacagcagtctAACTAACCACAATGCAAACAGCAATACACGTCGCTCGCAATCCCCTCCAGCTTCGGTGGGATCCGTAAGCTTCTCCTCGCCAGCCCAGCAGCGAAAGCTCCTGGAACTGAATGCCGTGCGCCACTTGGCAAGGCCGGAGCCACTGCAGCATCCACATGCGgccctgctgcagcagcatcccCACTTGCTGCAGAACCCGCAGTTCCTGGCCGCCGCCCAGCAGCACATGCACcaccatcagcatcagcatcaccAGCACCCAGCACATCCGCatcagcatccgcatccacaccctcatccgcatccccatccgcatccgtCGGCGGTCTTCCATTTGAGGgctcccagcagcagcagcaccgccCCACCCTCGCCGGCCACCTCGCCCCTGTCGCCGCCCACATCCCCGGCCATGCATTCCGACCAGCAGATGAGTCCACCCATCGCTCCACCCCAAAATCCGCCACATTCCTCGCAGccaccacagcagcagcaggttgCCGCACCATCGGACATGGATCTCGAGCGGATCAAGCTGGTGGCTGCGGTCGCAGCCCGCACCACCCAAGCTTCCAGCACTTCCGCCTTGGCGTCCGTCTCGAACTCTGTGTCCAACGCCAGCACCTCCAtctccaactccagctccgGCTCACCCAGCGGACGCGACTTGAGCGACTACGGATTCCGAATACAGCTGGGCGGcctggcggcggcggcagctgcagcggcggccaCCTCGCGTCAAATTGCAGCAGCCACATACGCGAGGAGCGACACCAGCGAGGAGCTCAACGTCGATGGCAACGACGAGGACAGCAACGATGGATCGCACAGCACGCCGTCG GTCTGCCCAGTGGATCTGACGCGATCGGTGAACAGCAGTGCCGCGGCGAATCCGAGTTCGGCCTCCACGAGTGCCTCCAGTGAGCGTGATGCGGCCACCAAGCGTCTGGCCTTCTCCGTGGAGAACATCCTGGATCCGAACAAGTTCACGGGTAACAAGCTGCCAAGTGGTCCTTTCGGCCATCCCAGGCAGTGGAGCTACGAGCGGGACGAGGAAATGCAGGAGCGTTTGGATGACGATCAGAGCGAGGATATGTCTG CCCAGGATCTGAATGACATGGATCAGGACGATATGTGCGACGATGGCAGCGATATTGACGATCCCAGCAGCGAGACGGACTCCAAAAAGGGAGGCAGTCGTAATGGGGATGGAAAgtccggcggaggaggcggcggaggcggtTCAAAGCCTCGACGAGCTCGCACCGCCTTCACGTACGAGCAACTAGTTTCCCTGGAGAACAAGTTCAAGACCACCAGATATCTCAGCGTCTGCGAGCGACTGAACTTGGCTCTCAGCTTGAGCCTGACGGAGACACAG GTTAAGATCTGGTTCCAGAACCGCCGCACCAAGTGGAAGAAGCAGAACCCCGGCATGGACGTAAACTCCCCCACCATCCCCCCGCCCGGCGGCGGCTCCTTCGGACCAGGGGCGTATGCCAGCGGACTCCTGTACTCGCACGCGGTGCCCTATCCGCCGTACGGCCCCTACTTCCACCCCCTGGGCGCCCACCATCTCAGCCACTCGCACTCATAA